Below is a window of Virgibacillus sp. NKC19-3 DNA.
GGTCTTCTGCCTTATCCAGCATTGCATTCAATTCAGAGCCGACAACTGTCTTGATACGTCTGAAAAATGTGAACATATGACTTCCTCCTTATATGGATGGTGCAATTTCTATGTATTACGGCGATTCCCTTCAAAAGGTTTCAGTAAATACCCTAGATTCTGTTATAATCGTAATATACATAAATTATGAGTGAGGTGTCTTACGTATGTCAAATCGAATAGAAACACTAATGAAAGAAATGGAACGGAACCATTTAGATGGGATGCTCGTTACATCAACCGCCAATTTTTATTATTTGAGTGGTTACTACACAGATCCACATGAACGTTTAATTGCGGTTTATATAAGTACTTCGCTTGATCCGTTATTAATAGTACCCGCTATGGAAGTTGACGATGCGAAGAAAGCCGGCTGGAGCTTTACAATAATTGGCTATCACGATCACGAGAACCCATGGCAGTTGTTCGCAGAGACCTTACAAAGCAACGGGAAAGTTCCAAAGTCACTTGGTATTGAGTATGATCATATTACACTTGAGCGTTATGAATCCATAAAAGATAATCTCCCTGATACAGCTATTTCAAACGCACAAGAAATAGTGGCCAACTTGCGTGTTATGAAAAATAAAAAAGAATATACTTTGTTAAAACAAGCGGCGGAACTGGCTGATTTAGGTATAGATACAGGGATTAAAGCCATTAAAGAAGGAGTTAGTGAACTGGACGTTATCGCTCAAATCGAATTTGAATTAAAGAAACACGGTGTACAACAAATGTCCTTTCAGACAATGGCACTATCAGGAATTCAAACAGCCTCTCCACATGGAACCCCGTCCATGAAAAAAATTAGTGCAGGCGATTTAATCCTGTTTGATCTTGGTGTTGTTTTTGAGGGATATTGTTCTGATATTTCAAGAACAGTTGCCTATAAAACCATAACAGAAGAGCAAGAAAAAATTTATAACACAGTGTTAGCTGCCCAAGAAAAAGCAATTAAAGCGTCACAACCCCTAACACCCGTCGGCAACATTGATAAAGCGGCAAGAGATCATATCGACAAATCTGGTTATGGCGATTACTTCACACATCGGATCGGGCATGGATTAGGCATTCAAACACATGAATATCCTTCGATGCATGGGAATAATAAGTTGTCACTGAAGCCAGGAATGTGCTATACCATCGAACCGGGCATCTACGTCCCTGAAGCAGGCGGTGTTCGTATTGAAGATATGATCTTCATGACGGAAAAAGGCCCCGAAATCTTAACCAAATCGTCCAAGAAA
It encodes the following:
- a CDS encoding M24 family metallopeptidase produces the protein MSNRIETLMKEMERNHLDGMLVTSTANFYYLSGYYTDPHERLIAVYISTSLDPLLIVPAMEVDDAKKAGWSFTIIGYHDHENPWQLFAETLQSNGKVPKSLGIEYDHITLERYESIKDNLPDTAISNAQEIVANLRVMKNKKEYTLLKQAAELADLGIDTGIKAIKEGVSELDVIAQIEFELKKHGVQQMSFQTMALSGIQTASPHGTPSMKKISAGDLILFDLGVVFEGYCSDISRTVAYKTITEEQEKIYNTVLAAQEKAIKASQPLTPVGNIDKAARDHIDKSGYGDYFTHRIGHGLGIQTHEYPSMHGNNKLSLKPGMCYTIEPGIYVPEAGGVRIEDMIFMTEKGPEILTKSSKKLQIIE